In Streptomyces sp. HUAS ZL42, the DNA window CCGGTTGGCGCCGACCTCGAAGAGCAGCCAGAGGAAGGCCGCGAGCACATGCCCCGCGGCGATGTAGATGATCAGCCGGACCCACAGGGCACGGGGGAACTTCGCTTCGATGTCGCTCATGGTGTTTCCTTCGTCGAGGGGCCGAGGCACAGCGCGGCCGTGGGGCTCTGCAGCAGGGTGTGGACGAAGAGCAGCTCGACCCCGCCGGCGTCCTGCGCGGCGATGCGGTGCGGGGTCAGCGAGTCGAAGTGCGCGCTGTCGCCCGGGGTAAGCCGGTGCACGGTGTCCCCGAGGCGAAGCCGGAGCCGCCCCTTGAGGACGTACAGCCACTCCTCGCCGGGATGCACGCGCACGATGTCGCCCTGGGAGCCGTACGGAACATGGAGGCGCAGGGCCTGCATACCGCGCCCGGGCGCACCGGCCTGCCAGTACGTCCAGCCGCCCGCCGCCGTGGCTTCCATGTCGGCGGCACGCACGACGGCGTCCCGATCGGCGACCGTCTCGCCGAGCAGCTCCGAGACCGTCGTACCGTAGATGCGCGCGAGTGCGAGCAGCATCGGCAGCGAGGGCTGGCGCCGCCCGGTCTCCAGGCGGGAGAGGTGGGCGGCCGACAGCCCGGCGGCGCGGGCCGCGGCCTCGAGGGTGAGGCCGGACCGACGGCGCAGGGCGCGCAGCTGGGGCGCGACCACCGGCAGGACATCGGCCGGCCCGGCCGTCGGCTCCGGCCCGGACTCCGGTTCGGCTGCGGAGGAGCTCATGCCTCCATTCAGCCGGAGCTTTGCCTGAGCGGCAAATTTCTTGCCTGAGAGGCAAAGCGGGAGGCAACGACCGGAGGCAAAGCCCGGGAGGCAACGACCGGAAGCAAAGACCGCCTTACCGGTTGGCGACCGCCTGCTTGATCAGCGTCTTGCCGAAGTCCCACATCAGCCCGCCCCCGCTGTGGGCGTCGTCCATCACCTCCGTGAAGGCGTCGACGAACCGGTCCACCTCCTTCTCCCCCACGATCAGCGGCGGGATGAGCTTGATCACCTCCAGGTGGTCGCCGGAGACCTGGGTGAGGATGCGGTGGCGCTGCAGCAGCGGTACGACCACCATCTGCGCGAAGAGCCCCTTGCGGGCCGCCCGCAGCATGGTCCAGCGGCTGCGCAGCTTCAGCGACTTCGGCTTGCCGAACTCGATGCCGATCATCAGGCCCCGGCCGCGGACGTCGGCGAGCAGCTCGTACTTGTCGGTCAGCGCGGCGAGCCGCGACCGCAGCAGTTCCCCGGTGGCCCGTGCGCCGTCCACGATCTGCTCGTTCTCCATGACCGACAGGACGGCCAGTCCCGCGGCCATGGCCTGTGCGTTGGACCCGAAGCTCGCCGAATGGACCAGCACGCGGTCCATGGACGAGTAGACCTTCTTGAAGATCCAGTCCTTCCCGAGGGTGGCGCCGACCGGAACATAGCCGCCGGAGAGCGCCTTGGCCACGCACACCAGGTCCGGTTCGACGCCGTCCTCGTGCTGGTAGGCGTAGAAGTCGCCGGTCCTGCCCAGGCCCGTCTGCACCTCGTCCGCGACGAGCAGCGCCTTGTGCCGGTGCAGCAACTCCTGCGCGGCGCGCAGATAGCCGGGCGGGGCCTCGTGCACGCCCTTGCCCTGGATGGGCTCGACGATCAGGGCGGCCACGTCGCCCTTCTTCAGCTCCTTGGCCAGGGCGTCGAGATCGCCGAGCGGTACGGCCGTGTCGGGCAGCAGGGGCGCGAAGCCGTCGCGGAAGCCCGACTCGCCGTTGACGGACAGCGAGCCCGTGGTCAGCCCGTGGAAGGCGTGGTCGCAATACAGGATCCGGGGCTTCCCGGTGGCGTACCGGGCGAACTTCAGCGCGGTCTCCACCGCCTCCGTACCGCTGTTGCCGAAGAAGACCCGGTCCAGGTGCGGGCTGTGCGCGAGCAGCTTCTCCGCAAGCAGCCCGGGCAGCGGCTGGCAGTCGAATCGGGTGAGGTCGGCGAGCTGCGCATCGAGGACGTCGTGCAGCGCCTTGCGGACGACGGGGTGGTGGCGCCCCAGGCCCATCACCCCGAACCCGGCGAGCATGTCCAGGTAGTCGCCGCCGTCCGCGTCCCAGAAGTAGGCACCCTCGGCCCGCACGTAGACCTTGTCGAAGCCGATGGTGTGCAGCATGCGCGGGAGCTGGTGGTTGAGGTGCCTGGCATGCAGCTCGTAGCGCTCGGCCCCGCGCTCGGCGAGCAGGGCGGCGAGATCGAAGCCGCCCGACTGCGAGGACGACTGGGACGCGGACTCCGCGGTTGTCATTCCTGTTTCTCCTTGGACAGCTCTTCCTCGGCGACCCGGTCCGCCTCCTCGACGACCCGGTCCGCCTCCTTGACGGCCTCGTCCGCCTCCTTGACGGCCAGACTCGCGCCGATCCGGCCGGCGATCTCGACGGGCGTGAGGCCGATGTCGGCCAGCACCTCGCCCCGTTTGGCGTGCGCCAGGAACTGCTCGGGGATGCCGAACCGCCGTACGGGCACGTCGACGTCCGCGTCGCCGAGCGCCAGCGCCACGGCGGCGCCCACCCCGGACGCGCGGCTGTTGTCCTCGACGACGGCCACCAACCGGTGCTCGGCGGCGAGGCCGGGGAGGGCCGGGTCGACCGGCTTCACCCAGCGGGGGTCGACGACCGTGCAGGTGATGCCGCGGGCCTCGAGCAGCTCGGCGGCCTGCAGGCACACCGGAGCCATCACGCCGACGGCCACCAGGAGCACCTCCGGCCGCTCCGCGCGATGCAGCACGTCCATGCCGCCCGCGTGATCCACCGCCGGAATCTCCGGACCCACCGACTCCTTGGGGAACCGCACCAGGGTCGGCGCGTCGTCCACGGCGACGGCCTCCCGCAGCTGGGCACGCAACTGGTCGGCGTCGCGCGGCGCGGCGATCCTCAGGCCCGGCACGACCTGCAGGACGGACATGTCCCACATGCCGTTGTGCGAGGGCCCGTCGACGCCCGTCACCCCGGCCCGGTCCAGGACGAACGTCACCCCACAGCGGTGCAGCGCCACGTCCATCAGCAGCTGGTCGAAGGCCCGGTTGAGGAAGGTGGCGTAGACGGCGACCACGGGGTGGAGTCCCCCGGTCGCGAGCCCGGCCGCGCTCACCGCCGCGTGCTGCTCCGCGATGCCGACGTCCCACACCCGGTCCGGGAACCGCTCGGCGAACCTGCCGAGGCCCACCGGGTGCAGCATGGCCGCCGTGATCGCCACGACGTCGTCGCGCTCCTCGCCGATCCGCACGATCTCGTCGCCGAACACCGAGGTCCAGGACGGCCCG includes these proteins:
- a CDS encoding helix-turn-helix domain-containing protein — protein: MSSSAAEPESGPEPTAGPADVLPVVAPQLRALRRRSGLTLEAAARAAGLSAAHLSRLETGRRQPSLPMLLALARIYGTTVSELLGETVADRDAVVRAADMEATAAGGWTYWQAGAPGRGMQALRLHVPYGSQGDIVRVHPGEEWLYVLKGRLRLRLGDTVHRLTPGDSAHFDSLTPHRIAAQDAGGVELLFVHTLLQSPTAALCLGPSTKETP
- the dxs gene encoding 1-deoxy-D-xylulose-5-phosphate synthase, whose protein sequence is MTILESIRGPRDLKALSEAELGELSEEIREFLVHAVARTGGHLGPNLGVVELSIALHRVFESPVDRILWDTGHQSYVHKILTGRQDFSKLRGKGGLSGYPSREESEHDVIENSHASTALGWADGLAKARQVQGERGHVVAVIGDGALTGGMAWEALNNIAAAKDRPLIIVVNDNERSYAPTIGGLANHLATLRTTDSYERVLAWGKDVLQRTPLVGKTIYESLHGAKKGFKDAFAPQGMFEDLGLKYVGPIDGHDIKAVESALRRAKRFHGPVLIHCLTEKGRGYEPALAHEEDHFHTVGVMDPLTCEPLAPSNGPSWTSVFGDEIVRIGEERDDVVAITAAMLHPVGLGRFAERFPDRVWDVGIAEQHAAVSAAGLATGGLHPVVAVYATFLNRAFDQLLMDVALHRCGVTFVLDRAGVTGVDGPSHNGMWDMSVLQVVPGLRIAAPRDADQLRAQLREAVAVDDAPTLVRFPKESVGPEIPAVDHAGGMDVLHRAERPEVLLVAVGVMAPVCLQAAELLEARGITCTVVDPRWVKPVDPALPGLAAEHRLVAVVEDNSRASGVGAAVALALGDADVDVPVRRFGIPEQFLAHAKRGEVLADIGLTPVEIAGRIGASLAVKEADEAVKEADRVVEEADRVAEEELSKEKQE
- a CDS encoding aspartate aminotransferase family protein, with amino-acid sequence MTTAESASQSSSQSGGFDLAALLAERGAERYELHARHLNHQLPRMLHTIGFDKVYVRAEGAYFWDADGGDYLDMLAGFGVMGLGRHHPVVRKALHDVLDAQLADLTRFDCQPLPGLLAEKLLAHSPHLDRVFFGNSGTEAVETALKFARYATGKPRILYCDHAFHGLTTGSLSVNGESGFRDGFAPLLPDTAVPLGDLDALAKELKKGDVAALIVEPIQGKGVHEAPPGYLRAAQELLHRHKALLVADEVQTGLGRTGDFYAYQHEDGVEPDLVCVAKALSGGYVPVGATLGKDWIFKKVYSSMDRVLVHSASFGSNAQAMAAGLAVLSVMENEQIVDGARATGELLRSRLAALTDKYELLADVRGRGLMIGIEFGKPKSLKLRSRWTMLRAARKGLFAQMVVVPLLQRHRILTQVSGDHLEVIKLIPPLIVGEKEVDRFVDAFTEVMDDAHSGGGLMWDFGKTLIKQAVANR
- a CDS encoding DUF6126 family protein, translated to MSDIEAKFPRALWVRLIIYIAAGHVLAAFLWLLFEVGANR